The following proteins come from a genomic window of Salvia hispanica cultivar TCC Black 2014 chromosome 4, UniMelb_Shisp_WGS_1.0, whole genome shotgun sequence:
- the LOC125222091 gene encoding thaumatin-like protein 1b: protein MGKLYFHIIFLILSNSFIAEVYSSATFTFVNKCKFTVWPGILSNAGISQLPTTGFALQTGESRIITAPSAWGGRFWGRTHCSEDPSGKFTCLTGDCGSGKLECAGGNAATPATLAEFTLDGDAGKDFYDLSLVDGYNLPILVAPQGGSGANCSKAECGADLNGDCPAELRVASAGGERIACRSACDAFGGDQYCCSGAYGTPAACRPSQYAQTFKRACPQAYSYAYDDLTSTFTCAGADYIISFCPSPNTSQKSSSESTAAAGGSNTAFDGNMVYEGALEVSSAPSTYGHVVGGAVAVVAAMWRLSYRN, encoded by the exons ATGGGAAAGCTTTACTTCCATATTATCTTCCTAATTCTTTCAAATTCCTTCATAGCAG AAGTGTATTCATCAGCCACATTCACATTCGTCAACAAATGCAAGTTCACAGTGTGGCCAGGCATTCTCTCCAACGCCGGGATCTCTCAGCTCCCCACCACCGGCTTCGCGCTGCAGACCGGCGAATCCAGAATCATCACCGCGCCGTCGGCCTGGGGCGGCCGATTTTGGGGGCGCACGCACTGCTCCGAAGATCCGTCCGGAAAATTCACCTGCCTGACCGGCGATTGCGGATCGGGCAAGCTCGAGTGCGCCGGCGGCAACGCGGCGACGCCGGCGACGCTGGCTGAATTCACGCTCGACGGCGACGCCGGGAAGGATTTCTACGATCTGAGCCTCGTCGACGGCTACAACCTCCCGATCCTGGTCGCGCCGCAGGGCGGCAGCGGCGCGAACTGCAGCAAGGCGGAGTGCGGCGCGGATCTGAACGGCGACTGTCCGGCGGAGCTGCGCGTGGCGAGCGCCGGCGGGGAGCGAATCGCGTGCAGGAGCGCGTGCGACGCGTTCGGCGGCGATCAGTACTGCTGCAGCGGCGCGTACGGCACGCCGGCCGCGTGCAGGCCGTCGCAGTACGCGCAGACGTTCAAGCGCGCGTGCCCGCAGGCGTACAGCTACGCGTACGACGACCTCACCAGCACCTTCACCTGCGCCGGCGCCGACTACATCATCTCCTTCTGCCCCTCGCCTAACACCAG TCAAAAGTCTTCGTCGGAatcgacggcggcggcgggtgGCAGCAATACGGCGTTTGACGGCAACATGGTGTATGAAGGTGCGTTGGAGGTGAGCTCTGCGCCGTCCACATATGGACACGTGGTGGGCGGAGCGGTCGCCGTCGTGGCGGCAATGTGGCGGTTGAGCTATCGTAACTAA
- the LOC125222092 gene encoding UPF0307 protein plu4061: MAHLLRPLFHLPRWRFRRSAVSQLLSFQSAPDRATTILPFSTLFSSSTCRQFHSRARALKLRDSPPFSDANDSGDELSDGGDVKKSRNERKREARRAVRWGMDLANFSPSQIKRIVRVAELEQEVFEAIMVVKRLGSDVREGKRRQYNYIGKLLRGVEVELMDGLIQAIKDGDLTKFQELSGAELAIDNDEVSEEEVSEEEEEEEDYTNMAVVTRWFDGLVNKDLDITNEIYSLREVDFDRQELRQLVRKVQSASAQNAEERVEADTNARRSLTRFLRGLADQLPDE, translated from the exons ATGGCGCACCTGCTGCGGCCGCTTTTTCACTTGCCACGGTGGCGCTTCCGCCGCTCCGCCGTGTCGCAGCTTCTCAGCTTCCAATCAGCTCCGGATCGCGCCACCACAATTCTTCCTTTCTCCACActcttctcctcctccacaTGCCGCCAATTTCATTCCCGCGCGCGAGCTCTGAAATTGCGCGATTCTCCTCCTTTCTCCGACGCTAATGACAGCGGCGACGAATTATCCGATGGCGGCGATGTGAAGAAGAGTCGGAACGAGAGAAAACGGGAGGCGAGGCGCGCCGTTCGCTGGGGGATGGACCTAGCCAACTTCTCTCCGTCTCAAATCAAGCGCATTGTCAG AGTGGCTGAACTTGAGCAAGAGGtgtttgaggcaattatggtAGTGAAG AGACTTGGTTCTGATGTTCGGGAAGGAAAGCGCcgacaatataattatatag GGAAACTGCTACGTGGAGTTGAGGTTGAATTAATGGATGGCTTAATTCAGGCAATAAAAGATGGAGATCTGACTAAGTTTCAAGAATTATCAGGTGCAGAATTGGCAATTGACAACGATGAAGTGTCAGAAGAAGAAGTTtcagaggaggaagaagaagaagag GATTACACAAATATGGCTGTTGTAACTAGATGGTTCGATGGCCTAGTTAACAAGGATCTTGACATTACCAATGAGATTTACTCACTTCGAGAGGTTGACTTTGATCGTCAG GAACTTCGACAATTGGTTAGAAAAGTGCAGTCTGCATCAGCACAGAACGCCGAAGAGAGGGTGGAAGCAGACACCAATGCACGAAGGTCTCTCACTCGTTTTCTCCGAGGTCTTGCCGATCAACTCCCAGATGAGTAG